GCTACGACCGGCGCTTCTCCCTGAGCTTCGTCAACGTGCGGGCGCTGGCCGCCCGGGTGGGTCCGGCCGCGTTCGGCCGCTGGTACCACCTCGTCGGCACCTACCTCCACTCCGCGGGGCTGCTCAGTCTCTATGTCAACGGCGCCCTCGCCGGCTCCGCCCACGCCGACAACCCGGAGCCGGCTGCCGGGCATCTCCTGATCGGCCGAGCCAAGACCGATGACGAACCCGCCGACTTCTGGAGCGGCGCGATCTGCGACGTACACGCCTATCAGCGGGTCCTCACCCCGTCCGAAGTCAGGGCACTCGCTGCCGCGGAGCCTGGCGCCTAGAGACTGCGCCGCCCGTGCCAAGGCGGCCGTAGAGGGAGGCCGGCCGCCTCCGGGCCGCGTCTGGCCCCCGCACCGCCGAGTCCAGCAAGTCCAGCCCGAAGGAGTCGTTGTGCCCGAAATATTAGTGTCCGCCAGCCACGCGACGGGGCGCCGGGAGCAGGAACCGACCGAGGAATTCATCAGAGCCCTCTATGAGCGGCACGGGGCGGTCCTGCGGCGCTTCGCGACCCGGCTGCTCGCCGGCGACTGGCACCGCGCCGAGGATGTGCTGCAGGAGGCGCGGCGATACGTGCCTGGCGGCACGCCGCGGAGCTGGACCCCACGGCGGAGGGAATCCGCCCCTGGCTGTTCGCGGTCATCCGCAACCTCGCCATCGACGGCTACCGATGCCGCCAGGCGCGGCCGCCGGAGGTCGGTGACCCGGACCTGGCGAGCCTGTCCGTGCCGGACGGCGTCGATCACGTGCTCACCGCACAGGTGGTGGTCGACGCCATGGCGGACCTCGCCCCGTTTCAGAGAGAAGTGCTGCTGCAGCTGTACTACATGGGCCGCACCGTGACCCAGACCGCCGAACTGCTCGGAGTGCCTCCCGGCACGGTCAAGTCGCGCTCGTACTACGCGATCCGGGCCCTGCGCAAGGGCCTGAGCAGCCGCGGTCTGAGTGCCGGCTGAGCCCGCCCGGAATGTTATGCGTGATCGCGT
The genomic region above belongs to Streptomyces sp. CG1 and contains:
- a CDS encoding sigma-70 family RNA polymerase sigma factor — translated: MRPWLFAVIRNLAIDGYRCRQARPPEVGDPDLASLSVPDGVDHVLTAQVVVDAMADLAPFQREVLLQLYYMGRTVTQTAELLGVPPGTVKSRSYYAIRALRKGLSSRGLSAG
- a CDS encoding LamG domain-containing protein, with product MAVAREERHRRRRQGRLARRNGPGATQWVDGPRGGALAFDGSTGYADAGEPVPDTGRDYWVAAWMRLDNPGFRTAVFIEGWHESVFYLQYSGYDRRFSLSFVNVRALAARVGPAAFGRWYHLVGTYLHSAGLLSLYVNGALAGSAHADNPEPAAGHLLIGRAKTDDEPADFWSGAICDVHAYQRVLTPSEVRALAAAEPGA